Proteins from one Primulina huaijiensis isolate GDHJ02 chromosome 18, ASM1229523v2, whole genome shotgun sequence genomic window:
- the LOC140965298 gene encoding BAG family molecular chaperone regulator 8, chloroplastic-like, producing MASHHHFRHHPDATSASCYCHCYHTPHTHCHQHHHHPPTSPPQDSNFHFSSPPQPHPYSVQSHIRYLHHRPHAQEGYFHEERRIHPTVSSLLSRVADLESALRRRSSLSPFSSSHSLRDAAARTIQTHFRAFLLRRSRTLRQLKDLASIKSTLRLLKSSVYEKTHFDHGVLYDKSMDLLLKLESVQGGDPMIRDGRNSISRELNQFLDWIDAVCVGRRGLSSNVRCGGNNVKTRVLNGGRNIGNMKCGGLKGINEAKLKGLVEKIDKLAEELEEESDSGESLNLFLTRNQVTSGNRSGILVKQHGGSNPQVTKNVRFADNGKAYRVSRRYNRTLLEEDYCDDSIDDRNLDDAERQLEDDLCREVEVMGVSSKDEEENHSESGGSLPSSDGEKGLGNKSNYKAEDFVFAAPLPVKMEMRDDLIGKRM from the exons ATGGCCTCCCACCACCACTTCCGCCACCACCCCGATGCCACCTCCGCTTCCTGCTATTGCCACTGCTACCACACTCCCCACACACACTGCCACCAGCACCATCACCACCCTCCGACATCACCGCCGCAAGATTCCAACTTCCACTTTTCCTCCCCTCCTCAACCCCATCCCTATTCTGTTCAATCCCACATTCGATATCTACACCACCGCCCCCATGCCCAGGAAGGCTACTTCCACGAAGAGCGGCGAATCCATCCCACAGTATCCTCTCTGCTAAGCCGCGTCGCCGACCTCGAATCCGCCCTCCGCCGTCGCTCCTCCCTCTCCCCTTTTTCCTCATCCCACTCGCTCCGTGATGCGGCTGCGCGTACCATTCAGACTCATTTCAGGGCCTTCCTTCTCCGCAGATCAAGAACCCTCCGGCAGCTCAAAGATCTCGCTTCCATTAAATCAACTCTCAGGCTTCTCAAATCCTCGGTTTATGAGAAAACCCACTTCGATCATGGCGTACTTTATGATAAATCCATGGACTTGCTTCTCAAACTTGAATCTGTTCAG GGTGGTGATCCCATGATTAGAGATGGAAGAAATTCAATAAGCAGAGAATTGAATCAATTTTTGGATTGGATTGATGCAGTTTGTGTGGGAAGGAGGGGGCTTTCAAGTAATGTGAGATGTGGAGGAAATAATGTGAAAACTAGGGTGTTAAATGGTGGAAGAAACATTGGGAACATGAAATGTGGAGGCTTGAAAGGAATCAATGAAGCGAAATTGAAAGGTTTAGTTGAAAAAATCGATAAATTAGCCGAGGAGCTTGAGGAGGAAAGTGATTCTGGTGAAAGCCTTAATTTGTTTTTAACAAGAAATCAAGTTACTTCTGGAAATAGAAGTGGGATTTTGGTGAAACAACACGGAGGGTCTAATCCCCAAGTAACAAAAAATGTAAGATTTGCTGACAACGGAAAGGCTTATAGGGTTTCGAGGAGATATAACAGGACATTATTAGAAGAGGATTATTGCGATGATAGCATAGATGACAGAAATTTAGATGATGCTGAAAGACAGCTTGAAGATGATCTTTGTCGAGAAGTTGAAGTGATGGGGGTATCTTCAAAAGATGAGGAGGAAAATCACTCAGAGAGTGGAGGCTCGTTGCCTAGCAGTGATGGTGAAAAAGGCCTTGGAAATAAGAGTAACTATAAAGCCGAGGACTTTGTTTTTGCTGCTCCATTGCCTGTGAAGATGGAAATGAGAGATGATTTGATTGGAAAAAGGATGTAG
- the LOC140965095 gene encoding uncharacterized protein, which yields MGEVQEQRYRCKICGKLCVSGKSLGGHMRVHLALISASRKAAESEVEKTMDFEGGGDQNGFQIQESVKNQSNRAEISGEKIKNCDTMGFGDSDHNNSYELRDNPKKSWRTSDSKKVVSNKAASCRACGKEFSSLRALSGHMRCHSIKNSEFHQCKKCGKKFDSLRALFGHMKCHSKKHMNESAESVSELDNLCSIRRKRSRIRCNTDTKPSVLGLNASNSAFSEFDESKEVAMCLIMLSKGVKEWDMLNPVTESSDDDSAYFGAQSSGKCTRVSGNDGDSILKGKLDIKISEKNLSGVDEMKVNVEASGDGLPCVYEFKEYEQFNGADSEFLKSNSSERSSLCVHSSSLKKDCAENAAEIDLEILKKSEKKKGSKCTIYSEIFQSHLALRGHNARHRKEADNSSFDKPTSLSSVTKVGSQLHQIKCNANQPYQGKAEKGSINVESSKSKERECPICFKIFSSGQALGGHKRAHLSGFTESKLEDTSLNQEITENHDFLDLNFPATIDEGIKGGDVGLKLRWTESGHEHEERTFTN from the coding sequence ATGGGAGAAGTGCAAGAACAGAGATACCGATGCAAGATTTGCGGTAAACTTTGCGTAAGTGGAAAGTCATTGGGGGGTCACATGAGGGTTCATTTGGCCCTCATCTCAGCTTCTAGAAAAGCAGCAGAATCAGAAGTGGAGAAGACAATGGATTTTGAGGGTGGCGGTGATCAGAATGGTTTTCAAATTCAAGAAAGTGTTAAGAATCAATCCAACAGAGCAGAGATTAGCGGAGAAAAGATCAAGAATTGCGATACCATGGGTTTTGGAGACAGTGACCATAATAATAGTTATGAATTAAGAGATAATCCCAAGAAATCTTGGAGAACTTCAGATTCTAAAAAAGTTGTTTCAAATAAGGCAGCTTCTTGTAGAGCATGTGGCAAAGAATTTTCCTCATTGAGAGCTTTATCAGGTCACATGAGGTGCCATTCGATCAAGAATAGTGAATTTCATCAGTGCAAGAAATGTGGGAAAAAGTTTGATTCACTGAGAGCTTTGTTTGGTCATATGAAATGCCACTCCAAGAAACATATGAATGAATCCGCTGAGAGTGTATCAGAATTGGATAATTTGTGTTCGATTCGCAGAAAGCGGTCCAGAATCAGGTGCAATACTGATACAAAACCTTCAGTGTTGGGTTTGAATGCTTCGAATTCTGCCTTTTCTGAGTTTGACGAATCCAAGGAGGTTGCCATGTGCTTGATTATGCTGTCCAAGGGAGTGAAAGAATGGGATATGCTTAACCCAGTGACAGAGTCCTCTGATGACGATTCTGCTTATTTTGGAGCTCAATCTTCCGGTAAGTGTACGAGAGTTTCTGGAAATGATGGAGATTCCATATTAAAAGGTAAGCTAGATATTAAAATTTCAGAAAAGAATTTGTCTGGAGTTGATGAAATGAAAGTTAATGTTGAAGCTTCTGGTGATGGGCTTCCTTGTGTGTATGAATTTAAGGAATACGAACAATTTAATGGAGCTGATTCCGAGTTCTTGAAATCAAACTCTAGCGAGAGATCAAGTCTTTGTGTCCATAGCTCGAGTCTCAAAAAAGATTGTGCTGAGAATGCAGCTGAAATTGATCTTGAAATCTTGAAAAAGTCTGAGAAGAAGAAAGGGTCCAAATGCACGATCTATAGCGAGATCTTCCAGTCTCATCTAGCATTACGAGGCCACAATGCCAGGCACAGAAAGGAGGCAGATAACTCATCATTTGATAAGCCTACTAGTTTATCATCTGTTACTAAAGTCGGTTCCCAACTTCATCAGATCAAATGTAATGCCAATCAACCTTATCAAGGAAAGGCAGAAAAGGGCAGCATAAACGTGGAGTCGAGCAAAAGCAAGGAACGTGAATGTCCGATTTGCTTCAAGATCTTTTCTTCAGGACAAGCTTTGGGTGGCCATAAAAGGGCCCATTTATCTGGATTTACCGAAAGCAAACTGGAAGATACGTCTCTGAATCAAGAAATTACCGAGAATCACGACTTTCTTGATCTTAACTTTCCTGCAACTATTGATGAAGGCATTAAAGGTGGTGACGTTGGACTCAAGCTGCGGTGGACAGAGAGTGGCCATGAGCATGAAGAACGAACGTTCACTAATTGA
- the LOC140964964 gene encoding UDP-glucose 6-dehydrogenase 3-like produces MVKICCIGAGYVGGPTMAVIALKCPQIEVVVVDISVPRINAWNSDQLPIYEPGLDDVVKQCRGKNLFFSTDVEKHVFEADIVFVSVNTPTKTRGLGAGKAADLTYWESAARMIADVSKSDKIVVEKSTVPVKTAEAIEKILTHNSKGINYQILSNPEFLAEGTAIQDLFKPDRVLIGGRETPEGFKAVQSLKNVYAHWVPEDRIITTNLWSAELSKLAANAFLAQRISSVNAMSALCEATGADVTQVSYAVGKDTRIGPKFLNASVGFGGSCFQKDILNLVYICECNGLPEVAEYWKQVIKINDYQKNRFVNRLVASMFNTVANKKVAILGFAFKKDTGDTRETPAIDVCKGLLGDKANLSIYDPQVTEDQIQRDLTMNKFDWDHPLHLQPTSPSTVKKLHAAWDAYEATKDAHAICILTEWDEFKALDFQRIYDNMQKPAFIFDGRNIIDANKLREIGFIVYSIGKPLDAWLKDMPAVA; encoded by the coding sequence ATGGTGAAGATTTGCTGTATTGGAGCTGGTTATGTGGGAGGCCCTACTATGGCAGTAATAGCACTCAAGTGTCCTCAAATTGAAGTAGTTGTTGTTGATATTTCTGTTCCTCGTATCAATGCCTGGAACAGCGATCAGCTTCCCATCTATGAGCCTGGCCTTGATGATGTGGTAAAACAATGTCGGGGAAAGAATCTGTTCTTCAGCACAGATGTGGAGAAACATGTATTTGAGGCTGACATAGTCTTTGTCTCAGTCAATACTCCCACCAAGACTCGAGGTCTTGGAGCTGGTAAGGCAGCAGATTTGACATATTGGGAGAGCGCTGCCCGCATGATTGCTGATGTGTCAAAATCTGACAAGATTGTGGTTGAGAAGTCCACCGTTCCGGTCAAAACTGCTGAGGCCATtgaaaaaattttgacccacaacAGCAAGGGAATTAATTATCAGATTCTCTCAAACCCAGAATTTCTTGCTGAGGGGACTGCTATTCAAGATCTTTTCAAACCAGACAGAGTTCTCATTGGAGGCAGGGAGACCCCAGAAGGCTTCAAGGCCGTGCAATCCCTGAAGAATGTTTATGCTCACTGGGTTCCTGAAGATCGCATCATCACCACTAATTTATGGTCTGCAGAGCTCTCGAAGCTTGCTGCTAATGCGTTCTTAGCTCAAAGAATCTCTTCAGTCAACGCAATGTCTGCTCTATGCGAGGCTACTGGAGCAGATGTCACCCAAGTGTCTTACGCTGTGGGAAAGGACACAAGAATTGGTCCCAAGTTCCTCAATGCCAGTGTTGGTTTTGGTGGTTCCTGCTTCCAGAAGGACATTCTGAACTTGGTTTACATTTGTGAATGCAATGGTCTTCCCGAAGTTGCAGAATACTGGAAGCAGGTGATTAAGATCAATGACTACCAAAAGAACCGTTTCGTCAATCGCTTAGTTGCATCCATGTTCAACACAGTCGCTAACAAGAAAGTTGCCATCTTGGGTTTTGCCTTCAAGAAAGATACTGGTGATACCAGAGAGACTCCTGCTATCGATGTTTGCAAAGGACTTTTAGGTGACAAAGCCAACCTGAGCATCTATGATCCTCAGGTTACTGAGGATCAGATCCAGAGGGACCTTACAATGAACAAATTCGACTGGGATCATCCCCTTCATCTTCAACCGACTAGCCCCTCCACTGTGAAGAAACTTCATGCTGCTTGGGATGCCTACGAGGCCACAAAGGATGCGCACGCCATCTGCATCCTCACTGAATGGGATGAATTTAAGGCACTTGATTTCCAACGGATATACGACAATATGCAGAAACCCGCCTTTATTTTCGATGGAAGGAACATTATTGACGCTAATAAGCTGAGGGAAATCGGTTTTATCGTCTACTCGATTGGCAAACCACTAGATGCCTGGCTCAAGGACATGCCTGCTGTCGCATAA